A DNA window from Vigna angularis cultivar LongXiaoDou No.4 chromosome 1, ASM1680809v1, whole genome shotgun sequence contains the following coding sequences:
- the LOC108322186 gene encoding G-box-binding factor 1: protein MGAGEESTTKPSKSSSSVQETPTVPAYPDWSSSMQAYYSPGATPPPFFASTVASPTPHPFLWGSQHPLMPPYGTPVPYPALYPPGSIYPHPSMAVTPSVIQQSTEIEGKGADGKDRDSSKKLKGTSANTGSKAGESGKAGSGSGNDGMSQSGESGSEGSSNACDENTNQQESATNKKGSFDLMLVDGANAQNNSAGAISQSSVPGKPVVSMPATNLNIGMDLWNPSSGGAEAAKMRHNQSGAPGVVALGEQWIQDERELKRQKRKQSNRESARRSRLRKQAECEDLQKRVETLGSENRKLREELQRLSEECEKLTSENNSIKEELERMCGPEAVADLG, encoded by the exons ATGGGGGCTGGGGAAGAGAGCACAACTAAACCTTCAAAGTCATCTTCATCAGTTCAG GAGACACCAACAGTGCCTGCATATCCTGATTGGTCAAGCTCCATGCAG GCCTATTATTCTCCTGGAGCCACTCCACCCCCCTTTTTTGCCTCAACTGTTGCTTCACCAACTCCCCATCCCTTTTTATGGGGAAGCCAG CATCCCTTGATGCCGCCATATGGGACTCCAGTTCCATATCCAGCTTTATATCCTCCTGGGAGTATCTATCCTCATCCAAGCATGGCAGTG ACTCCGAGTGTTATCCAGCAAAGTACGGAGATTGAAGGGAAGGGAGCTGATGGAAAGGATCGAGACTCGTCCAAAAAATTGAAAGGAACTTCTGCAAATACAGGTTCCAAAGCAGGAGAGAGTGGAAAGGCAGGCTCAGGTTCAGGCAATGATGGCATGTCGCAAAG TGGTGAAAGTGGTTCGGAGGGTTCATCAAATGCCTGTGATGAGAATACTAACCAACAG GAATCAGCTACAAACAAGAAGGGAAGCTTTGACTTGATGCTTGTCGATG GAGCCAATGCCCAGAACAATTCTGCGGGTGCCATTTCTCAATCTTCTGTGCCTGGAAAGCCTGTTGTCTCAATGCCAGCTACTAATCTTAATATTGGAATGGACTTATGGAACCCCTCATCTGGTGGTGCAGAAGCTGCAAAAATGAGACATAATCAATCGGGTGCCCCAGGAGTTGTTGCCCTTGGTGAACAATGGATACAA GATGAACGTGAGCTGAAAAGACAGAAGAGGAAACAGTCGAACAGAGAGTCAGCTAGGAGGTCAAGGTTACGCAAGCAG GCTGAGTGCGAAGACTTACAAAAGAGGGTGGAGACACTGGGAAGTGAGAATCGAAAACTCAGAGAAGAGCTTCAGAGACTTTCTGAAGAATGCGAGAAGCTTACATCTGAAAATAATTCAATCAAG GAAGAGTTGGAACGGATGTGTGGGCCAGAAGCAGTTGCTGACCTTGGATGA
- the LOC108340760 gene encoding disease resistance response protein 206, with protein MGAKATFFLFFTFFALCSSFPVERNYVPCKHLVLFFHDIIYNGRNALNATSVIVAAPQGANLTKLANLFHFGNLVVFDDPVTLDNNLQSEPVGRAQGFYIYDSKNTFSACLGFTFVLNSTHHEGTITLAGADPTLKKTRDISVTGGTGDFFMHRGIATIMTDAFEGEVYFRLRVEIKFYECW; from the coding sequence ATGGGTGCCAAAGCtaccttctttcttttcttcaccttcTTTGCTTTATGCTCATCCTTCCCAGTGGAGAGGAACTATGTACCCTGCAAACACCTGGTCCTCTTCTTCCACGACATCATCTACAACGGAAGGAACGCTCTGAATGCAACCTCCGTAATAGTAGCAGCGCCACAAGGTGCCAACCTAACCAAACTGGCAAACCTCTTCCACTTCGGAAATCTAGTAGTTTTCGATGACCCCGTCACCTTGGACAACAACCTTCAGTCCGAACCTGTTGGTCGGGCACAGGGCTTCTACATTTACGACTCCAAGAACACTTTCTCTGCGTGCCTCGGATTCACCTTTGTTCTCAATAGCACACATCATGAGGGAACCATCACCCTCGCTGGAGCTGACCCCACCTTGAAGAAGACCAGAGACATCTCAGTCACCGGTGGAACTGGAGATTTCTTCATGCATAGAGGAATCGCCACCATTATGACCGATGCTTTTGAAGGTGAGGTTTATTTCCGCCTTCGTGTTGAAATCAAGTTTTATGAGTGTTGGTGa